AATGAACCAAAGTCATAGACCATCTCCTCAGAGAACCACCGAATGTTATCTTCGTTAGGCATGCGGAAAAAGCCAAAGTCATTACAGGAGATGTCGACTCCTTGCAAGACCTTGGCCAAGCTCTGTTTAATGTTTTCGGAAATGCGTTTTGCCACTTTTAGTCCGCGAAAATCGTTTTGATTGCTGATGAACAACGGTTTTTCCAAGACGAAATAGATTTGAAAGCCCTTCGGGGTTTCCAAGACAAGTGTGGGTACGCCGACGCTATGATCGAGTGCAGCCGTCAGGATTTCCGTATACGGCTGTTTTTTGGTATCGATATCGACGACAAAGGTATTGATCTGTTGGAGGTTCTTCTCTTCGTGTCCCTTGAGGAACCTTCTTTTTTCATCTGAATACCTTATGTAGTTATAAACGTTGGGATTCCAATGTGAAACCAAAGAAGCGTCCTCCAAGAGAGTTTCTAGGGACGTGACAACATAGCCTTTAACACCTGAAGGTGTAGAAAGATCTTCTTTAGATCGAACAACACCGATTGCTCCAGTTTTTCTTTTGTTAGCCTTTTTAACAGCTTCAACTCGAAGTGGAAGGCTTATTTTAGAATTCTTAACTTTGTAAGAATAGATTCCATTTTTTAAAACAGTATCTACTACTTCATACAATCTATTCATCTAAACCTTCCCCTTCATCGACTTCTCATGCTTCTTTTCCTAACCGTATAGGAATGAAAACATCGTGTAAATAGCGTCAAATCAAGGTTTTTAAGGTCGCAGAAGTAGATATTTCTACTTTTCTACTTTTGTTAGAATGAACACCATTCTCGCAGAAGTAGATATTTCTACTTTTCTACTTTTGTTAGAATGAACGCCATTCTCGCAGAAGTAGATATTTCTACTTTTCTACTTTTGTTAGAATCAATACCATTCTCGCAGAAGTAGATATTTCTACTTTTCTACTTTTGTTAGAATCAATACCATTATCGCAGAAGTAGATATTTCTACTTTTCTACTTTTGTTAGAATCAATACCATTCTCGCAGAAGTAGATATTTCTACTTTTCTACTTCTGTGAGAATGGATGCCATTCTCACAGAAGTAGATATTTCTACTTTTCTACCTTTGTTAGAATCATTGAATTAAAAAGTATTATTTCTCTTCTCTGAGACCTTGGTATTAAAGGAATAAATATCTTTAAAGAAATTTTCCTTACTAACAAAAGTAGATATTTCTACCTTTGTTAGAATGAACATCATTCTCGCAGAAGTAGATATTTCTACTTTTCTACTTTTGTTAGAATGAACGCTATTCTCGCAGAAGTAGATATTTCTACTTTTCTACCTTTGTTAGAATGGACATCATTCTCGCAGAAGTAGATATTTCTACTTTTCTACCTTTGTTAGAATAGACATCATTCTCGCAGAAGTAGATATTTCTACTTTTCTACCTTTGTTAGAATGAACATCATTCTCGCAGAAGTAGATATTTCTACTTTTCTACCTTTGTTAGAATGAACATCATTCTCGCAGAAGTAGATATTTCTACTTTTCTACCTTTGTTGGAATGAATAAGCTTATATTACAAATTTATTACAAATTATCTCTCATATACACAAACTTCTACTTATGTTATTATCAGAAATATACAGAAGTAGAAGTTTGTTAGGTAGAAGTTTGTTAGGTAGAAGTTTGTTAGGTAGAAGTTTGTTAGGAAGGGTAGGAGGAAATAAAATGACAGCTAAAACAATTGTAGTTGGAAATTTTAAAGGTGGAGTAGGGAAAACAAAAGTATCTGTAATGACTAGTTGGGAATATGCAAATGTCCACAATAAGAAAGTTCTATTAGTAGATATGGATCCTCAAGGAAATGCGAGTACTCTAATTGCTCGTTCTGCAGGAATCACCGAAATCAACAAGACAATATTTGATGGATTTCAGGAAGGCACTTTAGAAAACGTAATTTTAAAAGTTAATGAAAACCTTGATTTAATACCAGCTGCAGTATCTTTTAAAAACTTCTCAAAATTCTTGTACCAAAACTTCAAAACGGACCTTGAACAAATAACATTGTTAAAAAGACTATTAGACCCACTGAAAGAACATTATGATTATATTTTTATCGATGTACCTCCAACAATTAGTGACTACTCAGATAATGCAATGATGGCTTCAGACTATGTATTAATCATTCTTCAAGCCCAAGAACTTTCATTAGAGGGTGCTGAAACTTATGTTTCTTATCTTCAATTTATGCATGATGAATATGAAGCTGATATCCAAGTATTGGGTGTTCTTCCGGTTCTTTTAAGAGCTGGCGGTAGAGTAGATCAAACTACTGTCGAAAGAGCGACAGAGCTATTTGGAGAAGATAATGTATTTTCCAATGTTATAAAACACTTAGAGCGTCTGAAAGCTTGGGATGTTACCGGTATAAAAAATGACGACCATCACGATCGTAAAGCTCATCAAACTTTTTTAGATGTGGTTGATGAAATGGAAGAGAAGCTTGCTCGATTTGAGGAGGAAGAAACAAATGTCTGAAAGCTCTAAAAAAGGTCCATTAATTAAAAGGAAAACCAAATCTATGGAAAGACCATCACCTGTGGTGGTGACTAGTAACAATGATTTTAAGTTTTCAAATGCAACTGTCTCATCAACTGAAGAAATTGAAGCTGGACCGAAAAGAACAGAGGTCCAACCGGAAAAAAAAGAAACTAGCGACAAGCCAGTTGAAAGCAAACCTAAAAAGAAAGCCACTAGAAGAAAAGGCGTGGTTGGCAAAAACAACAATGTGAAATCCATTAAACTACCTCATGATCTCCACACTAAAATAGGTATCCTTGGTAAATTCATGGATGAAAACAAAACGTATGCAATTATTTCTAAGCTTGTAGACTACTACGAAGAGAATGAATTAACAGATCGACAGAAAAAACAAATTGAATACATGACAGATTTTCTTAATGAAGATTCAACAAATTCAAATATAAAAAAGTAGAAATATCTACCTAACAAAGGTAGATATTTCTACTTTTTTGAGATTAAAAATCTTTACTATTCACGAAAGGAGAGTTTTCAATGTACATTATTCGTTCTGAAGATGGAACGACTCTTACAAAAGAAGGAAAAGAACTTACTTTTGAAAATTTTGAGGACGCTGAAAAACAGAAGAGCGACTTACAAAACTTCGATTTCAATAATTGGACTATAATTGAAGTTATTGAAGATTAAATACAGTTTTCAAACTCTATAAACCCCACCGAGGGCGACTGCACTAGAGCGCCTAGTAACTTGCGTTACAAAGCGCTCTACGTGTCGCTTCACCCTAAAAAAGCCGATAATCAGAGGCTGTAATCCTGCGGAAACAGCCTCTAGATTCCTGTCTTTTTCTTCACGGCTGAACGAGTCGAAAAGCAAAAAGCATATGACTAAAAAACACCAAAACTTGAAGAAGTCTGTTTGCACAGAGCTTCCTAGTTCCGGTGTTTTTTTGGTTTCTCACATAAAATGCAGTTCAAATATCAAAGAGTGTACACTCAACGCTTTTGAATTTTGCTTTTCACGAACTCAGAGAATGTTTGGAAGATCTTTTCTCGTTGTTCAATTGTGAAGTCATCCAATCCAAAATACTTTTCAGCCAGCGCTCCTGTCTCGATTAATCGTTTCGTTCTCGCTTTTCGTTGTTCCCAGCTCGCTCTTCGCTGCGTTTCGTTTTGTAGCTGATGTTTTTTCTTCTGAAGATCGGTGATTTGCTTCTTGAGCTCCTGAGACTTGGCCAGGTTATCGGATTTCGGATTCATGGCCATCCCACGCCTCAGCTTGGTTTTCGCTGCCGTTTACTTGAACAGCCATCTTTTGAATCCACTCGATGGCTTCCTGTTCTGATTCCACGTTCCACATCTTCAGCACTTCAGCCCCGATGTTTTGCTGCATTTGCTTCTCCAAACTTTTTCGCTTTTCCTTTAATCTCTCGATTTGCTCTTCGATGCTGGTGATCTTTTCAATGTTGTTTGCCATTGTTCTTCACTCCTTATTTATTTATATATAAATAATTTAACATATATATAAATAAAATCCACGAAAAAGGGAAAAATTATGATATAATAAGTCCGAGCTTCCAAGCGAGTGCCCAGTTATACACCACCCGACATTCGGGGTGGTGACCTGGTCCAAAGCCCTTCCGGGTTTGGGTTGTCGCCTTCGGATATTTTAAACAGAAAAAGAGGTGAGAGAACGTGAGCTATTTCCGTCTGCAAGCGAATATCATCAGCAAGAAAACCCAATCCGCCGTGGCCAGTGCCAGTTACCGAAGTGGGGAAGAGTTGTATTCCGAGCGTGATGAAGAAATGAAAAGCTATCAGCAGCGTGAAGTGGCTCCAATCTCGTTCATCCTCAAACCGGATCATGCCCCTGAGTGGACATTGGAACGTGAAAAACTTTGGAATGAAGTAGAAAAGATCGAGAAAGCCTGGAACGCACAACTCGCTCGTGAAGTGCTGATTGCGTTGCCAGTCGAGTTGCCGGAAGACGCTCAACAAGAACTCGTCCAATCGTTCGTTCAAGAGGAATTTGTCGAAGAGGGGATGGTCGCAGACGTGGCCATTCACCGAGACAAAGAACA
The sequence above is a segment of the Planococcus sp. MSAK28401 genome. Coding sequences within it:
- a CDS encoding ParA family protein — its product is MTAKTIVVGNFKGGVGKTKVSVMTSWEYANVHNKKVLLVDMDPQGNASTLIARSAGITEINKTIFDGFQEGTLENVILKVNENLDLIPAAVSFKNFSKFLYQNFKTDLEQITLLKRLLDPLKEHYDYIFIDVPPTISDYSDNAMMASDYVLIILQAQELSLEGAETYVSYLQFMHDEYEADIQVLGVLPVLLRAGGRVDQTTVERATELFGEDNVFSNVIKHLERLKAWDVTGIKNDDHHDRKAHQTFLDVVDEMEEKLARFEEEETNV